TGGGCAGTGTTATGACCCCTTCGCTGAGGTCCCTCATAGCCGTCTTACCGGAGACCTTCTCGGAACCGAACAGGTCTATGAGATCGTCCGCTATCTGGAATGCCATGCCGTACAGCTGTCCGAAGCGTCCCATCTCCTCGATGAGCTCGTCGGATGCACCTGCTGCTATGGCGCCGGTCTTTGCACATTCGGCCAGGAAGGCCGCTGTCTTACCGGAGATGACCTGATAGTACTCCTGCTCGAGGATGTCCAGGTCGAACTTGTGGTTGTACTGGAGGAACTCGCTGTCCGCAAGGGACGAACCCATGTCGATGATGCTCTGCAGGAGCTGAGGGTTTGAATCGAACAGTGACATCGCCTTGACCAGCATGACATCCCCTGTCGTGAGTGCCTTGCGGACACCGTACTTCCTGTACGTCGCAAGCTTCCCGCGGCGGTTCTCGCTCTCATCGTTGATGTCGTCGTGGATCAGTGTGGCCATGTGTGCCAGCTCTGCCGCTGCGGCGTACTTCTTGGCATGGATGTCGGGCTTCTTACCGCATGCATTGCACACGAGCAGGACCATAGAGGGACGTATGAGCTTGCCGGGAGAATCGAGTGCGTAGTCCATGACTTCCTGCACCTCCGCATTCCCGTCGCGGGTGGCCTCACGCATGATCTTGGAAACTTCCACCAGATCATCGGAGATAACATCTTGCCAGCCGCGAGATCCCTCAGCCATAGGCCACGGATGCGCTCGGTATTATAATAAAATTGGTCATGACGAAGCCTTCTATCCAGGGGGTTCACGTGTCGAGGAACGACATAGAGTAGGATATCGATGAGGTCTTCCTAGGTCATGCTCTCGTGAAGTATTGACGTTGTCAGGCGGGTTGAACAGAATTTAGTTCATGCCCTTGTTCTTCTCTCCTTGCAACGGCCAAGCCGGATTATAGGCAAGAGTGCCGCATTGACCCCAGATGAAGTGACTGGAATGCGGTCAGTAGTTGAGCTTGGAGTATAGCGCCCCGACCACGGATCCAAGGGCTGCGCATGTCTCTAACGAGAATCCCCCGGTGGTGATGTCCAAGTTGTATCTCGGGATCTTCATGACATCCTTGGGCACTCCGTGCGGGCCTATGCCGAACACAAGGAGGATGCTCTGGCCGTTCTCCACCATGTCCGTGAGCTGCCCCACGGTCACCTTCTTGGATTCCTCGGCCCTGCATGTGGTGAGCACGGGCTCGCCGAGCTGCGGAGGGAAACCCTTTGAGGGATAGGGGTACTTCTGGAAGCGCCCCTTCTCGGCGAGGTCCACGAAGTAGTCGCCGTGATGGCCGATGCTGGTGGTTCCGGCGATCCAATTGGCCACCTCCACCGGCGTGCGGGTGTCCTCCGGGATCGGGAAACCGAAAAGAGCCAGATTCATATCGAAGGCCATGGCGAGGTCCCCTGCACGTGCGATGATGCGCCTGTGAGGCTCCCTGAAGTTCTGATCGTAGGAGTTGTACAGACCTATGGTTATCCTTCCTCTTCCCATCGCTCCTTCCTCCTCCTTCCGACTATAGCGTAAGCGTCTCCGTCCATGAAGATCTCGTACTCGGGATACTGCTTCTGCAGCTCGGCCACCTTGTTTATGACCTGCATCATCGTCATGCTCTCCTCGCGGAAGTTTATGAAGATGCGGTCGGGTTCCATGAGATGGCCTCAAAACGATATGATAGAAGAGATGGTGCCGTGAGCCGGGCTCGAACCAGCGACTTCGTGATCTTCAGTCACGCACTCTCCCAACTGAGTTACCACGGCGCAATTTCCCCCTATGGACATTCTATTTATAAGCCTTTTTGAACCTTTCCAGGGGGCTTGAGCCCCCTTTCAGGTTCACTGTTGGTTGTCTCCGCCCTCGGGTGCTGGGGCCTCCTCGGCGGGAGCCTCGATGTCCTCGGGCTCCGCATCCTCGGCCATGACAGGCTCGACAGCGATGATCTTGTCGCCGTCGCGCATGTCCATTACCCTCACTCCCTTGGCGTTGCGTCCGGTCTCGCGGATGCTGTCGGTCTGCATGCGGATGATCTTTCCGCTCTTGGACTGCAGCATGAGCTCATCGCCGTTGACGACCTTCCTGACGCTCACGACGTTTCCGTTGCGCTCGTCGGTCTTGATGGTGATGACTCCCTTTCCTCCGCGCTTGGTCTTGCGGTAATCGTCCACGTCGGAGATCTTACCGTATCCGTTCTCGGACACCGTCAGCAGCTTGTCGCCGGGTTTCACCACTGCCATGGACACGACCCTGTCACCGTCGGAGAGGGTCATTCCCTTGACTCCCATGGTGTCACGGCCGAGAGGCCTGGCGTCGGTCTCGTCGAACCTGACTGCCTGTCCTCCTGCGGATGCGATGATGATCTGGTCCTCACCGTCCGTGATTCCCATTCCGATCAGCTCGTCGCCCTCGTCCAGCTTGATGGCCTTGATTCCCCTGGACCTGACGTTTCCGTATGCGGACATCACGGTCTTCTTGAACAGTCCGTTCCTGGTGCAGAACACCAGGTACCTGTCGTCGGGGAAGTCGTGGGTGGTGATGGAGTTGATGATCTTCTCGTCCTCCTCTAGATCGGGGATCAGGTTGACGATCGGCTTACCCTTGGCCTGCCTGCTTCCCTCGGGGATCCTGTATCCCTTCAGCCACTGCATGCGTCCCTTGTTGGTGATGAAGAGGATGTAGTCGTGCGACATCATGACGAACATGGCTGCCACGTGATCCTCCTCCTTGGTCTGCATAGCCGTGAGGCCGACTCCGCCCCTGGACTGCGCCCTGTAGGTGTTCAGCGGGATCCTCTTGATGTAGTTGTCATTGGAGACCGTGACGACGACCTTCTCGTTGGGGATCAGGTCCTCCTCGTCGGCATCGATCTCGTTGGGATCGATCTCGGTGCGGCGCTCGTCTCCGTAGGTCTCGGACATGTTCTTGAGCTCGTCCTTGATGATGTTCAGGACCCTCTGCTCGTGAGCGAGGATGTCCTTCAGGTCATCCATCAGGATCCTCAGCTGCTCGTACTCCTGCTTGATGGAGTCCAACTCGAGTCCGGTCAGCTTCTGGAGCCTCATGTCCAGGATGGCCTTGGCCTGCTCCTGGTCGATGCCCAGCAGATTCTGCAGCCCGAGGTTGGCCGCCTCACCGTCCGCGGATTCGCGGATGAGTGCGATGGTCTCGTCCAGCATGTTGATGGCCTTCATCAGACCCTCGAGTATGTGGAACCTCTTCGCCGCCTGGTCCAGCTCGTACTGCGTCCTCCTGGTGACGACGGACTTCCTGTGCTTGATGTACTGGACGATGAGCTCCTTCAGACCGAGGAGGGCGGGCTTGTTGTCCACCAGTGCGATGTTGATGACACCGTAGGTGATCTCCATGTTGGTCTTCCTCCAGAGGTTCTCGAGGACGACGTTGGGGATCGCATCCTTGTGGAGCTCGATGACTATGCGCATTCCGTGCCTGTCCGATTCATCCCTGAGATCTGTGATACCTTCGATCTCCTTGTCCTTCACGCGGTCGGCGATCTGGATGATCAGCATGGCCTTGTTGACCTGGTAGGGGATCTCGTCGACGATGATCCTGGTCTTTCCGTTGTCCATGTCCTCGAAGTGGACCTTGGACCTTACCCTGAGCTTTCCCTTTCCGGTCTCGTATGCGGACCTGATTCCGGAGAGTCCGTAGATGGTTCCTCCGGTGGGGAAATCGGGACCCTTGACGTACTGCATCAGGTCGTCCACGGTCGCCTCGGGGTTGTCGATCGTGTATGTGATGGCGTTGCAGACCTCGGTGAGGTTGTGGGGCGGCATCTTGGTCGCCATTCCGACGGCGATACCGTCTGATCCGTTCACCAGCAGGTTGGGGAACTTGGACGGGAGGACGGAAGGCTCCTTCAGGGAACCGTCGTAGTTGTCCACCATGTCCACGGTCTCCTTGTCCAGATCCAGCAGGAGATCGCTGGCCATCTTGGTCATCCTGGCCTCTGTGTAACGCATGGCCGCGGCCGAGTCTCCGTCGACCGAACCGAAGTTACCCTGTCCGTCCACCAGAGTATACCTGAGGGAGAAGGGCTGCGCGAGCCTGACCATCGCCTCGTACGCGGCGGAATCGCCGTGGGGGTGGTACTTTCCTAAAACCTCTCCGACAACTGTGGCGGACTTCTTGTGGGGCCTGTTGTAGGTGAGACCGATCTGGTCCATCGCGTACAGGATCCTCCTGTGGACCGGCTTCAGTCCGTCACGGACGTCCGGAAGGGCACGTCCTACTATGACACTCATGGAGTAGTCGATGTAGGAGCGCTGCATCTCCTGCTCGACCGTCTGGTTGATTATCCTCTTTGTGGGTTGCTGTTCCTCGTCCATGGTATCACACATCCAGGTTGATCACTTCGTGTGCATGCTCGATGATGAACTCCCTCCTGGGCTCCACATCGTCGCCCATGAGGACTGAGAACATCTGGTCGGCCAGTATGGCGTCCTCGATGTAGACCTTCTTCATCACCCTGTTCTCGGGGTCCATGGTCGTCTCCCACAGCTGCTGGGGGTTCATCTCTCCCAGACCCTTGTACCTTGAGACGTTGCATCCCTGGCCCAGCTCCTCGATGGCCTTGGCCATCTCCTCGTCGTTGTAGCAGTAGATCTGCTTCTTGCCCTTGTAGACCCTGTAGAGAGGCGGCATGGCGATGTAGACGTTGCCGTTCTCTATGAGGGGCCTCATCTGCCTGTAGAACAGCGTCAGGAGTAGGGTACAGATGTGCGCTCCGTCGACATCCGCATCGGTCATGATGACGATGCTGTGGTACCTGATCTTGGTGATGTCGAACTCCTTTCCGATACCTCCGCCGATCGCTATGGCGAGGTTCTTGATCTCCTCATGGTCGAGGAGCTTGTCGGGACGGGCCTTCTCCACGTTCAGGATCTTTCCCCTGAGGGGCATGATGGCCTGGAACGCACGGTCCCTTCCCTGCTTGGCGGATCCTCCTGCGGAGTCTCCCTCGACGATGTACAGCTCGCACAGCGACGGGTCCTTCTCGGAGCAGTCGGCGAGCTTTCCGGGGAGGCTCGTGGTCTCAAGGACCCCCTTCCTCCTTGTGGCATCCCTTGCCTTCCTTGCCGCTTCCCTGCCCTCGTAGGCGGAGACGGCCTTCCTGATGATCTGCTGGGCGATGGCGGGGTTCTCGAGCAGGAATTCGGAGAGCTTCTCGTTCATCAGGCTGCTGACCGCTCCCTGGGCCACGCTGCTTCCCAGCTTGGCCTTGGTCTGTCCCTCGAACTGGGGCTCGGACATCTTGATGCTGACGATGGCCGTCAGTCCCTCACGGATATCCGTTCCCTCAAGGACCAGGTCCTTCAGCAGGTTGTTCGCCTTGCCGTAATCGTTAGCGGTCTTGGTCAGGGATGTCCTGAATCCTGTGAGATGCGTTCCTCCCTCGGGGGTGTAGATCGTGTTCACGAAGGAGTCGATCTCCTCGTTGTACCCGTCGGTCCACTGCATCGCGATATCGATGGCGACTCCGTTCCTCTCCCCGGAAATACGGATGGGATTGGGGTGCAGCGGAGTCTTGGACCTGTTCAGGTACTGCACGAACTCCGAGACTCCTCCGTCGTAGTGGAAGGTCTCGGTCCTGCCCGTGCGCTTGTCGGTGAAGACTATGGTGGCCTCGCTGTTCAGGAATGCCTGGTTGCGGAACCTGTTCTGCAATGTAGAATAATCGAACTCGGTGGTCTCGAATACGTCTCCGTCCGGCCAGAATTGGATCGTCGTACCGTGCCTGTCAGACTCCCCGATCTCCTCTACGGGTCCGTCGGGGATACCGATCTGGTAGGACTGCCTCCACCTCTTGCCCATACGGTCGACGGTGGCAATGAGCTTCTTGGAGAGGGCGTTCACGACGGATACTCCCACTCCGTGGAGTCCTCCGGACACCTTGTAGGAGTTCTGGTTGAACTTTCCTCCTGCATGAAGGTCCGTGAGACACATCTCTAGTCCGGACTTGCCCTCCTCCTGGTTGATCTCGGTGGGGATTCCCCTTCCGTCATCAACCACGGTGATTGAGCCGTCCTCGTTTATGGTGACCTCGACGCGCGTGGCGAATCCTGCCATGACCTCGTCGATACCATTGTCCACGACCTCGTAGACGCAATGGTGGAGTCCGCGCGTATCTGTGGACCCGATGTACATCCCGGGTCTCTTCCTGACGGCCTCGAGGCCCTTTAACGCGACGATGCTGTCCGCGTTGTACTCCTCTTCGGCCTTCTGTATGTTCCCATCCATGGTCATGCTTTTCCGTATCCCCCGTTTGTATATAATGTATGCGCGCGTATGTGTGCGCCCGCACGCGCACATTCCCAACTTTGATATACCCCGCCAGAAGATGTCTGGACGATAATCTATGAGCACCATAATGGAAGAGGCTCGCAGAGGAGTCGTATCGCCCCTAATCAAGGAGATCGCGAGACAGGAGAAGGTGAGCGAGGAGTTCGTCAGGAACGGAATCGCCTCCGGAAGGATCTGCGTACCGCACAACCCCATACACGACTGCGAACCCAGGGCCATAGGCCAAGGCATGTCTGTCAAGATCAACGTCAACCTGGGAACGTCCAGGGACATGGTCGACGTGGAGATGGAGTCCAAGAAACTGAAGGTCGCCATAGAGTACGGTGCCGATGCTGTGATGGATCTGAGCACCGGAGGGGACATAGACGCCATAAGGGCGAGGCTCATAGGTGAGTGTCCTGTCATGATGGGTTCCGTCCCGATTTACGAGACCGGAGTTCACGCCGCCAGGAAGAACGCCATCGTGGAGATGACCGAGGACGACATCTTCAACGGCATAGAGAGGCATGCGAAGGACGGAATGGACTTCATGACGGTGCACTGCGGAATCACGAAGGATACCGTCCAATGGCTCAAGAAGAGCGACAGGATCACCGATGTCGTGTCAAGAGGAGGATCGTTCCTCACGGCTTGGATCCTTCACAACGACGAGGAGAATCCCCTCTACAAGAACTTCGACTATCTGTTGGAGATGGCGAGGAAATACGAGTTCACACTGTCCCTCGGGGACGGTTTCAGACCGGGCTGCATCGACGATGCGAGCGACCAGGCTCAACTGTCAGAATTGATGACGCTGGGTCATTTGGTTAAGAGGGCCCGCGAGGCAGGTGTTCAGAGCATGGTTGAGGGCCCGGGTCACATGCCTTTGGACCAGGTCCCGATGAACATGCAGCTTGAGAAGAGGCTCTGCCATGAGGCCCCATTCTACGTCCTTGGACCGTTGGTCACGGACATAGCTCCGGGTTACGATCACATCGTAGGCGCCATAGGAGGCGCCGTAGCGGCCCAGAACGGGGCCGATTTCCTATGTTACGTCACTCCGGCGGAGCATCTGTCCCTTCCAGACCTTGACGACGTCAGAGAGGGCGTTATCGCGTCCAAGATCGCCGCCCATGTCGGGGACCTTTCAAGGGGCATCGGCAGGGAGAGAGACACCAGGATGGCCCACGCCAGGAAGGAGCTGGACTGGCAGACCATGTTCGAGACCTGCATCGACGAGGAGAAGGCCAGAAGGTACAGGAAGAGAGGCTGCACGGAGGAAAGCGAGGGATGCTCCATGTGCGGCGACGTATGCGCCATCAAGATCGTCAACGTCTACATGAACGGGGACAAGCCCGGCAAGAAGGATTCTCCCAAAGAGGATTGTTGAAAGGTCTGAAGAAGAGGATGGAGCCGCTGAAGGGATTTGAACCCTCGGCCTTCTGATTACGAATCAGATGCTATACCACTAAGCCACAGCGGCCTCAAGGCTAGTGATATTATCACCGTATAAAATAGGCTCGGACGGTATGTCGAGAGTGCTCACGCTGATATCCTCTGGTCGTTAGGGCTGATAAAGCGCTGATTCCGGAAGGATTTACTGGTCGGCTTTGGGTTCGGCCTCGGCTTGGTCGGCCTTGGGCGTAGGACCCATGAACGTGACGGACGGAATCTCCACGATGTATCCCTTACCAAGCTCGTCCATGCGGCCGACCTCCGATATGAGCTTCGTGATGTCATCCACCATGGAATGGTCCACCACGCAGACGATCTCGACGACCTCGTCGTTCAACCGAACCCCGAGGAAGCCTCTCTCATCGGTCTTTCCGGATCCGTAGAAAATAGACACTTTGGATTGCGCTATCTCGTACACCTGGGATGCAACCTCGTCGGCGACGCTCTTGTCGACCATCGAGACTATCATCACCATGTTCTGATTAGTTTCCATCGTCTCAGTTCCTGTTAATTGATTTCCTTTTCAGACGTATATAGATTCCCATTATCGATAATGCAATGATCGGCGCTAAGGCTATCAGGGCGATGACTCCGAACGCATTCTCCGATGCGATATCCCCGCCCAGCTCCTCTGCCATCGCCGTGTACATGGACATTATGACCGCTACGGACATGGGTCCGGTGGCCACGCCTCCCGCGTCGTAAGCGATTCCCACGAGACTGTCGTCCATGAACCACAGCATGACCAAAGCCACGACATATATCGGCAGGATGTAGTATATGGACATCCAGCCCTGCGACATGGCGTACATGCCTATTCCGACGAACACAGATACCCCGATACCGACGACTATCATTATCGTCTTCGATGTTATCATGTTCCTGGATACGCTCTCCACCTGCGATCCCAGGATCTTCACCGCGGGCTCCGCCGCGATGACCAGGAATCCCAGGATGAGTCCTATGGCAAGTATCCATATCCCTGCTCCGTGTTGGATCAGGTAGACCCCGGTCTCCTGGGCCATGGGCATGAAACCGGCATAGACGCCTGTGAGGAAAAACACCATCCCCGCCATGGTGATCCCCATTCCCGCTAACGTGATCCTCACGTCGTGCCAAGTCCCGTGGAGATAGAACTTCAGCAGGAGCAGGAATATCACGAGAAGCGGTATGACCGAACCCAGGGTGTCCACGAATGCCTCCGATAGATAGCGGATCAGGGTCTCCTTGCTGATGTCGTCGATCTCCGCGGCGGCGACGGGGGTCATCAGGTCCGATATTCCGGCTAACTGACCGTAGAGCATGACCGTTATCAGCGGGCCTATCGATGCCAACCCGACCATCCCGAAGCTGTTCATCGGATCGGAGCTGCGGGATGTGGCCATCCCTATTCCCATTCCCAATGCCATGAGGACGGGGATGGTTATCGGGCCGGTGGTGACCCCTCCCGAATCGAAAGCTATCCCCAGGATGTACTTGGGGACCACGAGCCCCAGGATGATAACGATGACATAACCTATCGTGATCAGTTTCTTCATGGAGTAATTCAGATAGATCCTCAGAGCCGCGAGCACGAGCATGACCGCCACTCCGACGGCGATGGATGCTATCAGCATACCGTAGTTCACATCATGGAACAACAGATCGACCGTGGATGCGAAAACGGTCACATCCGGCTCGGCCACCGTGACGACGACACTGATAACGAACACGATCAGGATCATCGGCAGGACGGATTTCCTGTGGGATATCTCGGAACCCACGACCCTCCCCATGGGGATCACTCCTATGTCCACCCCGTACAGGAACAGGGAGAACCCGGTTATGACCAACATGACGCATAGCAGCTCGATAGCGAACTGCTCGGGGTTGGTGCCTACGGTCAAGGTGTCGATCGCAAGGATGAAAATTGCGATAGGCAAAGTAGTCTTACTCACCTCCGACAGATAACCCCTGACCTCCCTCAACCAGTAACACCCAGCTTAACATCGCTTTGAAATGATAAAAAGATATGGCCGAATCCATCCAACGTCAGAGGATATCTGTCCATTGACGAAATCAGAAAGTACAATGGAGCGCACAGCGTTACCGTTCACTGACGGTACTTGGGGAACATGTCCCTGAACACCACGGCGTCCTTCTCTATCATCGGCGATTCGCAAATGAAGTTGCACTCCTGCTTGCTGTCCGCGAGAACATTCGCAAGGAGCTGGAGGTCGGGGTCCTTGGACTCCAGAGGCAGATGGGAGATCTCCCCTTTATCGCCGTACTTTATGCAGCTGATGTGGAAATGGGCTATGTCCCCTGCAAGGGGGAAGAACTCGTCGATGAGACCTTTCATGTCCTCCTCGGTCTTCAGGTACCCGTGGCCCCTGGCGTGGACGTGAGCTACATCCAGTACCGGGTGGACCCCGTCGACCTCGTCCATGACCTTGCCGATCTCTGCGAGCGTCCCGAACTGTCCGAGCTTGCCCATGGTCTCCACCCCGAGGATGACGTCCTTGATCCCCTCGTCGTCAAGCATGTCCTTGCATTTGGACAGCCCGGCGATGACATTGGGAAGTGCGGTCTCCGGCGTCTTGCCGTATGCGGCAGCATGGATGACGATAATGTAGGCTCCCAGATTGTGTGCGGCGCGGGCGGTATCCATCACCCAATTGATGCTCTTGTCGCGGGTCTCCATGCTGTCTGAGTTGAAGCTGATGAAATACGGTGCGTGGCAGCTGAGCCTGATGTCGAGCTCCTTCGCCTTCGCTCCGACCGCCTGCGCCCTCTCGGGACTGATGCGGGCTCCGCGGACGAACTCCACCTCCAAAGCGTTGAGGCCCAAGCCTTTGGTGTACTCAAGGGAGCCTTCAGGCGTCTTTCCTGCCGAGGGGTATCCTGCGGGACCGAATCTCATCATGCGGGGGCGATGTCCCTGACCGAATAAATGATTATCTGGAAGCGATATCGGGTAACCATGAGGATCGATCTGGAGGTATCGCTGGACCCCACATTGGGATGCGGACAGGCCCACCGCTGGCATAAGCTGGACGACGGCAGCTGGGAAGGTGTCTGGAGGAACCAGATCATTACCATGAAGCAGATATCCCCCACATCCGTGGAGGTCATCGGTACGGATGACCGCAAGGGGATCACCAGATACCTCGGAGGGGACGATGATCTGGAGACCATCATCTCCGAGATCTCCAAGAGGGATGAGTACGTAGCATCCCTGGCGGACAGATGTCCAGGCATGCGCATACTCCGCCAGGACCATTGGGAGTGCCTGGCCACATATCTTCTAGCCACCAACGCCAACGTCAAGAGGATAGGTCAGATGGTTGAATCTGTCTGCGACCACTTCGGGGACGATCTGGGAAGGAGGCACGGCTTCCCCACGCCCAAGCAGATCCTGGACGGATGCGGATGTATAGCGGAATGCAGGCTCGGCTTCAGGGAATCGAGGTTCGTCACCCTCGCCGAGAGGGTGGAGTCCGGGGACATCGATGTGGAATCCTTTTCGGAGATGAATTATGAGGAATGCGTTGTCGCCCTTCAGGACATCAACGGCATCGGGCCGAAGGTGGCTGACTGCGTGGCGCTGTTCGCATTCGAGCACATGGAGGCCTTCCCCATAGACGCCAGGATATCCAAGGTCATGGAGGACATCTACGGCGTGACCGGCAACTACAAGGCGGTCTCCGCATACGGACGTGAGAAGTTCGGGGAATATGCAGGATATGCTCAAGAGTTCCTGTATCACGCCGATTTCATTTCTTGACAGGCGCGATCGCGCAACCCATGTCATTGCAGTTGGCAGAAGTGTCGCCAGTCTGCTTGAGGCTCACCTCGTTCAGAAGACCCGAGTTGCGCACCGTTCCGCAGAGCCTGCAGAGCTCCAGTTCGAAGTCCGCATCCTCAACAACTATGCGCCTGGCAGATTCCCTTATGGATGCCTGGAATTCCGCATAGGCCTCGCTCTCCTCGATGATGGCGCTGTCCCCGCGTTTCTTCTTGAGATACTGGGAGATGGCGGCATCTGTGACGCTGAACCTGCGTGCCACCTCGGCCTGAGTCATGTGGTGTACGTTGACCAATTCGTTGGCAATCTCCCTGCGGATTATCGGGAGAATATACCATACAATTATCTCGCAGGGGATCTTCATGCTGGATTCGAAATTGTTTGAGTATAAAATGCTTGACTATTTTTCAAATACAATTAACCGACCTTGAACCGTTGGCTAGAGCCGGCTAGCTCATGCGCCCGTATTGACCTTGGTGTAGAACTCGGAGACGTCCCAATCCTCGTCCTCACGGTCCCTCTTGGTGTCCAACCTGGTTCCCAAAGACTGCGCCGCCTCCTTCATCATGCGGTTGGCGCGGTCGGATCCCTCGAACTCCTCCACCTTCGCTCCGGAGGCGCATATCTTACCCTGGAAGGAGCCTATGATCTTGTTGTTGGCGAAGATCACGGATTTGGTGGAGCCGACCTCCCTCTTGATCATGTCGCGGAGATAGGCGTGAAGGTTGTCCTGCGAGTTCAGGATGAAAGACTCCCCTGCCCTGCGGCTGGTCTTCCCGACGTCCTTGGCCAGCATCCATCTGAGAGTGGGATCGTCGGCGACGAAGAATCCCTTCTTCACCATTCCCTCGTCCTCCAGCTCC
The nucleotide sequence above comes from Methanomassiliicoccales archaeon LGM-RCC1. Encoded proteins:
- a CDS encoding DUF531 family protein, encoding MGRGRITIGLYNSYDQNFREPHRRIIARAGDLAMAFDMNLALFGFPIPEDTRTPVEVANWIAGTTSIGHHGDYFVDLAEKGRFQKYPYPSKGFPPQLGEPVLTTCRAEESKKVTVGQLTDMVENGQSILLVFGIGPHGVPKDVMKIPRYNLDITTGGFSLETCAALGSVVGALYSKLNY
- the gyrB gene encoding DNA topoisomerase (ATP-hydrolyzing) subunit B, giving the protein MTMDGNIQKAEEEYNADSIVALKGLEAVRKRPGMYIGSTDTRGLHHCVYEVVDNGIDEVMAGFATRVEVTINEDGSITVVDDGRGIPTEINQEEGKSGLEMCLTDLHAGGKFNQNSYKVSGGLHGVGVSVVNALSKKLIATVDRMGKRWRQSYQIGIPDGPVEEIGESDRHGTTIQFWPDGDVFETTEFDYSTLQNRFRNQAFLNSEATIVFTDKRTGRTETFHYDGGVSEFVQYLNRSKTPLHPNPIRISGERNGVAIDIAMQWTDGYNEEIDSFVNTIYTPEGGTHLTGFRTSLTKTANDYGKANNLLKDLVLEGTDIREGLTAIVSIKMSEPQFEGQTKAKLGSSVAQGAVSSLMNEKLSEFLLENPAIAQQIIRKAVSAYEGREAARKARDATRRKGVLETTSLPGKLADCSEKDPSLCELYIVEGDSAGGSAKQGRDRAFQAIMPLRGKILNVEKARPDKLLDHEEIKNLAIAIGGGIGKEFDITKIRYHSIVIMTDADVDGAHICTLLLTLFYRQMRPLIENGNVYIAMPPLYRVYKGKKQIYCYNDEEMAKAIEELGQGCNVSRYKGLGEMNPQQLWETTMDPENRVMKKVYIEDAILADQMFSVLMGDDVEPRREFIIEHAHEVINLDV
- a CDS encoding DUF1538 domain-containing protein, with protein sequence MPIAIFILAIDTLTVGTNPEQFAIELLCVMLVITGFSLFLYGVDIGVIPMGRVVGSEISHRKSVLPMILIVFVISVVVTVAEPDVTVFASTVDLLFHDVNYGMLIASIAVGVAVMLVLAALRIYLNYSMKKLITIGYVIVIILGLVVPKYILGIAFDSGGVTTGPITIPVLMALGMGIGMATSRSSDPMNSFGMVGLASIGPLITVMLYGQLAGISDLMTPVAAAEIDDISKETLIRYLSEAFVDTLGSVIPLLVIFLLLLKFYLHGTWHDVRITLAGMGITMAGMVFFLTGVYAGFMPMAQETGVYLIQHGAGIWILAIGLILGFLVIAAEPAVKILGSQVESVSRNMITSKTIMIVVGIGVSVFVGIGMYAMSQGWMSIYYILPIYVVALVMLWFMDDSLVGIAYDAGGVATGPMSVAVIMSMYTAMAEELGGDIASENAFGVIALIALAPIIALSIMGIYIRLKRKSINRN
- the gyrA gene encoding DNA gyrase subunit A produces the protein MDEEQQPTKRIINQTVEQEMQRSYIDYSMSVIVGRALPDVRDGLKPVHRRILYAMDQIGLTYNRPHKKSATVVGEVLGKYHPHGDSAAYEAMVRLAQPFSLRYTLVDGQGNFGSVDGDSAAAMRYTEARMTKMASDLLLDLDKETVDMVDNYDGSLKEPSVLPSKFPNLLVNGSDGIAVGMATKMPPHNLTEVCNAITYTIDNPEATVDDLMQYVKGPDFPTGGTIYGLSGIRSAYETGKGKLRVRSKVHFEDMDNGKTRIIVDEIPYQVNKAMLIIQIADRVKDKEIEGITDLRDESDRHGMRIVIELHKDAIPNVVLENLWRKTNMEITYGVINIALVDNKPALLGLKELIVQYIKHRKSVVTRRTQYELDQAAKRFHILEGLMKAINMLDETIALIRESADGEAANLGLQNLLGIDQEQAKAILDMRLQKLTGLELDSIKQEYEQLRILMDDLKDILAHEQRVLNIIKDELKNMSETYGDERRTEIDPNEIDADEEDLIPNEKVVVTVSNDNYIKRIPLNTYRAQSRGGVGLTAMQTKEEDHVAAMFVMMSHDYILFITNKGRMQWLKGYRIPEGSRQAKGKPIVNLIPDLEEDEKIINSITTHDFPDDRYLVFCTRNGLFKKTVMSAYGNVRSRGIKAIKLDEGDELIGMGITDGEDQIIIASAGGQAVRFDETDARPLGRDTMGVKGMTLSDGDRVVSMAVVKPGDKLLTVSENGYGKISDVDDYRKTKRGGKGVITIKTDERNGNVVSVRKVVNGDELMLQSKSGKIIRMQTDSIRETGRNAKGVRVMDMRDGDKIIAVEPVMAEDAEPEDIEAPAEEAPAPEGGDNQQ
- a CDS encoding polyprenyl synthetase family protein yields the protein MAEGSRGWQDVISDDLVEVSKIMREATRDGNAEVQEVMDYALDSPGKLIRPSMVLLVCNACGKKPDIHAKKYAAAAELAHMATLIHDDINDESENRRGKLATYRKYGVRKALTTGDVMLVKAMSLFDSNPQLLQSIIDMGSSLADSEFLQYNHKFDLDILEQEYYQVISGKTAAFLAECAKTGAIAAGASDELIEEMGRFGQLYGMAFQIADDLIDLFGSEKVSGKTAMRDLSEGVITLPTILAIRDVKIGNKIRGKIKKGASLDEIRDMILQTEAVDDCKLIIKDYVDEAVDCLSVIPDSEYKTSLIQLAELNLNRLS
- a CDS encoding TIM barrel protein; amino-acid sequence: MMRFGPAGYPSAGKTPEGSLEYTKGLGLNALEVEFVRGARISPERAQAVGAKAKELDIRLSCHAPYFISFNSDSMETRDKSINWVMDTARAAHNLGAYIIVIHAAAYGKTPETALPNVIAGLSKCKDMLDDEGIKDVILGVETMGKLGQFGTLAEIGKVMDEVDGVHPVLDVAHVHARGHGYLKTEEDMKGLIDEFFPLAGDIAHFHISCIKYGDKGEISHLPLESKDPDLQLLANVLADSKQECNFICESPMIEKDAVVFRDMFPKYRQ
- the thiC gene encoding phosphomethylpyrimidine synthase ThiC, which translates into the protein MSTIMEEARRGVVSPLIKEIARQEKVSEEFVRNGIASGRICVPHNPIHDCEPRAIGQGMSVKINVNLGTSRDMVDVEMESKKLKVAIEYGADAVMDLSTGGDIDAIRARLIGECPVMMGSVPIYETGVHAARKNAIVEMTEDDIFNGIERHAKDGMDFMTVHCGITKDTVQWLKKSDRITDVVSRGGSFLTAWILHNDEENPLYKNFDYLLEMARKYEFTLSLGDGFRPGCIDDASDQAQLSELMTLGHLVKRAREAGVQSMVEGPGHMPLDQVPMNMQLEKRLCHEAPFYVLGPLVTDIAPGYDHIVGAIGGAVAAQNGADFLCYVTPAEHLSLPDLDDVREGVIASKIAAHVGDLSRGIGRERDTRMAHARKELDWQTMFETCIDEEKARRYRKRGCTEESEGCSMCGDVCAIKIVNVYMNGDKPGKKDSPKEDC